TGACGTCGACCAGCGGAGTGACGTTGATCTCCGCCATCATCCTCCGCCCCCCCCCGTTTCCGTTCGAGAAGGCCATCGGCTCACACCTTGTCGACGTTGCGCTCGAGGAAGTTGACGAACTCGATGGAGAAGCTGTCGATCCTCGTGGCGACCGTTCGGACCCGGTTCACGAAATAGTTGTAGGCTATGACCGACGGGATCGCCGCGGCCAGCCCGGCCGCGGTGGCGATCAGCGCCTCCGCGATTCCCGGCGCGACCGTCGCCAGGGTAGCGCTCCCCGTGGTGGCGATCCCGGAGAAGGCGTTCATGATCCCCCACACGGTACCGAAGAGCCCGATGAACGGAGTGGCGCTCCCCGTGGTGGCCAGGAAGGGAAGGTAGGTCTCCATCAGCGCAATCTCCTCGTTCGCCGACTTTCGCATCGCCCGTTCCACGTTGTCCAGGGGGATCGCTCCGGAGACCACGGGCGCCCCCGCCCCCCGGCCCCGCTGGATCCTCATCAGTTCCAGGTAGCCGGCCCGGAAGACCTGGGATATCGGGGTTTTTTCCGATTTTTCCGACAGGTCGAAGAGGGACGCCAGGTTCTTCCCCTCCGCAAAGGCCTTGACGAACTCCCCCTGCCCCCGGTCGATCCCCTTGAAGAGGCGGTATTTCAGGAAGATGATCGCCCAGGAAACGACGGAAAACAGGATCAGCAGGAGCAGGACGAACTTGACGATGGGTCCCGCGAGGAGGACATGCTGAAACACGCGTGTGTCGAACAGGCCCGCGGCCGCGGAGACCACGGGGATCGGGAACCCCGGAACAGCCATCAGGAAGGGTACCTCCCGTGAATGATTTCCCTCTTATATATCCTAATCCTATAGGACGTTCAATCTTCTTGACATTTATTCCGGTTTAAAAATAGGATACGCAGTGAAATGGAGCCCCCGGCAATAAAATCCCGGAACACCCGGCAGCGGGCCGTCATCCTCGATATCCTGCGGCAGACCAAGGCCCACCCCACCGCCGAAGGGATCTACCATGAGGCGCGCAAGACCTTGCCCAACATCAGCCTGGGGACGGTGTACCGGAACCTGAATTTCCTCCGGGGCCAGGGCCTCGCCCGGGAGATCCGTCCGCACAACGAGTCATCGTCCCGGTTCGACTGCAACAGCCACCCCCACGCCCATTTTCACTGCAGGCAATGCAATGGGATGACCGACCTTCCCCTTCCCCCATCCCTGGGGGCGTCGGACTGGGATCAAGAGCGTGTCTCCACGGTCGACTTCGTGGATCTGCTCGTCATCGGTTCCTGCGCCGGCTGCGCGCCGCAGCCCGGCCCCCAGAACTAGACACCCCTCGTCCCGAACAGGTTCCATCCCGCTTCCGGGAAGTTTCCGGAAGATCCCGTCGCATGTCCAGATTAAAAAAAAGCCGGGGGCGGACCTCCCGCCCCCGGCAACAGGGAATCTCCCCGGAGATCGGTCTAGGAAAGCTTCCGGCCTCCTTCGGCCGCCCACTTCTCCAGCATCTCCGTGGTGACCGACTTCGGCCGCTCGATCGCGTAGCCCAGCCCGCGGTCCCAGGTGAGGTTGCAGAGCACGCCCAGGGCCCGGCCGATGCCGAAGAGAACGGTGTAGAAGTCGTATTCGACAACGCCGTAGTACCACTGGATGACGCCGGACTGCGCGTCGACGTTCGGCCACGGGTTCTTCGCCTTGCCGTGCTCCATGAGGACGCCCGGGGCCACCTTGTAGATCATGTTGACCAGCCTGAACAGGGGGTAGTCCGGCAGGTGCTTCAGGCAGAACTCCATCTGCGAGATATACCGCGGGTCGGTCTTGCGCAGCACCGCGTGGCCGTACCCGGGGATGACCTGCCCGCTGTTCAGGGTGTCCCATAGGAACTTCTTGAGCTCCTCCTCGGTGGGGAGCTTGCCCCCCAGCTTCTGGAACACGCCCTGGCACCATCCGAGCACTTCCTGGTTCGCCAGCCCGTGGAGAGGCCCGGCGAGACCGTTGATGGCGGCGGAATAGGCGTAGAAGCAGTCGGACAGGGACGAAGCCACGAGGTGGGCGGTATGCGCCGACACGTTGCCCGACTCGTGGTCGGAGTGGAGGATGAAGTACATCCGGGCCACGTCATCGTAGGGCTTGCCGACCCCCATCATGTGGGCGAAGTTGCCGCCCAGGTCGAGTTTCGGGTCCGGGGCGATGGGGACGTCGCCCTTGTACTTCATCCGGTAGATGTAGGCGCCGATCGTCGGGAGTTTCGCCATCAGGTTGCAGGCATCCTCGTACATCGGGTCCCAGTATTCGGTCTTCTTCATCCCCTCGTTGTACCGCTTCACGAAAAGGGAATCCCGCTGCATCGAAAGGATGGCTGCGGAAAACATCGTCATCGGATGGGTGTCGCGGGGCATGGCGCGCAGGACGTCGAACACGTACTGGGGGACCCGGGAGCGGGCCTTGAAGTCCTCCACGACCTCCAGGGTCTGCTCCATCGTCGGGACATCGCCGGTCATCAGGAAATAGAAGAACCCCTCGACGTAGGGGTACTCGGAGCCCGGGACCTTGGGCATCGCGGCGAAGGTCTCTGGGATCGTCTTCCCGCGGAACCGGATTCCCTCCTGGGGATCCAGGTAGGAGATGTCGGTCACGAGGGTGCGGACGTCCCGCGCGCCCCCGATGCACTGCTCGATGGTGACCTGGTCGATGAGGACCTTTCCGAACTCCTTGACAAGCTTGGTGGTACGGGGACGCTGCGCCTGGATCTTTTCGAAAAGCTTCTCTTTCAGTGTCGTCTTCTCCGCCACTTTCGCCATGCCGCCTACCCCCTTTCGAGTGGATGGTGCATTGAAGAGGAGACCATTATCCTACAGCGAACCGGCTCCGGCCAGAAGTCGGGGAGTTCGCCGGAAGGCCGGGATGATTCGGAGTCCACCGTGCAGAGTGTATACCGTATACAAAGTACACCACACTCATATCAGGAAACCTTTCGCCAAGTCAAGACAAAAGGGGACCTGTTTGACATGAGGAGATTCCCCTTGTAGTATGGGCCACTTACTCGCCCCCACACGGAGGCGGGAGATCCGGAAGGACCGGGGGGTTCCGGTGGCGGTTTCCGACGAGAAGATCCTGATTTTCGACGGCGCGTGCGGCACGAACATCCAGGCGATGGATCTGCCGGAATCCGCGTGGGCCGGGCAGGAGGGGTGCAACGAGGTCCTCAACCTCTCGGCGCCGGAGGCGATCTTCGCCCTCCACACGTCGTTCCTTTCCGCCGGCGCGACCGTCCTGGAGACGAACACCTTCGGGGCGAACGCCGTCGTCCTGGCGGAGTACGGCCTGGCCGACCGCGCAGGGGAGATCAACCGCGCGGCCGTCCGGATCGCCCGGGATGCGATCGCCGCGCAGGGGGGGCGCGGCTACATCGCCGGGTCGATCGGGCCGACGACGAAGCTCCCCTCGCTGGGGCATATCGGATTCGAGGAGCTGGCGGCCGCCTACGCCGGGCAGGTCCGCGCCCTGGCGGAGGCGGGGGTCGACCTCCTCGTGTTCGAGACCTGCCAGGACCTCCTCCAGGTGAAGATCGCCCTCGTGACCTGCTTCGAGGAGCTGGAACGGCTGGGGCGCGAGATCCCCGTCCTGGTGTCGCTGACCGTGGAGAACACCGGGACGCTCCTGGTGGGCACCGACCTGGCCGCGGCTGCGGCTGCGATCGAGCCGTTCCCGGTCTTCTCCCTGGGCGTAAACTGCGCGACCGGGCCGGAGCGTATGCGTTCCCATGTCCGCTTCCTGAGCCGCCGGTGGCCGGGGAGGATCTCGGTCATCCCGAACGCCGGGATCCCGCAGGTGGAGGGGGGGCAGACGATCTATCCCCTCTCCCCGGAGGAGTTCGCCCGCCAGATGCGGGAATTCGTGGTGGAGGAGGGGGTGAGCATCGTCGGGGGATGCTGCGGGACCACGCCGGAGCATATCCGCCGCCTGGTGGAAACGCTTCCCGCCGCGGGCCCGCCTCCCCGGGAGCCCCGGTGGATCCCCTCCCTCTCCAGCCTCTACCAGTCCGTGGAGGTCGTCCAGGAGATCCCCCCGATGCTCGTGGGGGAGCGGGCGAACGCGAACGGCTCCCGCCGATTCCGGGAGCGGCTGTTGGAGGACGACTTCGAGGGGGCCCTCCGGATCGCTCTCGAGCAGGTGGACGAAGGGGCCCACGCCGTGGACCTTTGCACCGCGTTCGTGGGGCGCGACGAGAAGGCCGATCTCACCTCCATGACCCGCCTCTTCGCCGGCTCCATGCGGATCCCCACCGTGATCGACTCCACATCGCCCGAGTGCGTCGAGGCGGCCCTCCGGGCCCACCCGGGCCGGTGCCTCGTGAACTCCGTGAACCTGGAGGACGGAGGAAAGACCCTCGACCGGGTCTGCCGGCTGGCGAAGAAATACGGCGCGGCGGTCGTGGCGCTCGCCATCGGCCCCGAGGGAATGGCGATGACCGCGGACGAGAAGATCGCGGTGGCACGCTCCATCTACGACCGGGCCGTGAACGACCACGGGCTTCGCCCCTCCGACCTCTTCTTCGACATGCTGACCTTCACGATCGGCTCCGGGGAGTCCGGGCTGCGCGACGCGGCGGCGCAGACCCTCGAGGCGGTCCGGCGCGCGAAGGCGGAGCTTCCGGGCTCCTTCACGCTGCTCGGGGTGAGCAACATCTCCTTCGGGCTCTCCCCCCCCTCCCGGAAGGCGATGAACTCGGTCTTCCTTCACGAGGCGGTCGAGGCGGGGCTCACCGCCGCCATCGTCGACCCGGCCCGGATCCTGCCGCTCGCGCAGGTCCCCGGGGAGGACCGCGAGGTCTGCCTCGACCTGATCTACGACCGCCCCCGGGAGGAGGGGAAGACCCCCCTGGAGTCGTTCCTCGCCCA
This Deltaproteobacteria bacterium GWC2_65_14 DNA region includes the following protein-coding sequences:
- a CDS encoding methionine synthase: MAVSDEKILIFDGACGTNIQAMDLPESAWAGQEGCNEVLNLSAPEAIFALHTSFLSAGATVLETNTFGANAVVLAEYGLADRAGEINRAAVRIARDAIAAQGGRGYIAGSIGPTTKLPSLGHIGFEELAAAYAGQVRALAEAGVDLLVFETCQDLLQVKIALVTCFEELERLGREIPVLVSLTVENTGTLLVGTDLAAAAAAIEPFPVFSLGVNCATGPERMRSHVRFLSRRWPGRISVIPNAGIPQVEGGQTIYPLSPEEFARQMREFVVEEGVSIVGGCCGTTPEHIRRLVETLPAAGPPPREPRWIPSLSSLYQSVEVVQEIPPMLVGERANANGSRRFRERLLEDDFEGALRIALEQVDEGAHAVDLCTAFVGRDEKADLTSMTRLFAGSMRIPTVIDSTSPECVEAALRAHPGRCLVNSVNLEDGGKTLDRVCRLAKKYGAAVVALAIGPEGMAMTADEKIAVARSIYDRAVNDHGLRPSDLFFDMLTFTIGSGESGLRDAAAQTLEAVRRAKAELPGSFTLLGVSNISFGLSPPSRKAMNSVFLHEAVEAGLTAAIVDPARILPLAQVPGEDREVCLDLIYDRPREEGKTPLESFLAHFAGEKEERPADGGVKRTGEPAEQGLAAKVVSGDKEGLEDLLPVLLSRRPAVSVINEILVPAMRHVGELFGRGEMLLPFVLKSAEVMKKSVDFLEPYLQKSDRESGRKVLLATVAGDVHDIGKNLVDIIFSNNGYRVVNLGIKVPAEVILEKAREHKVDVIGLSGLLVKSAIVMKESLPQYRESGLSVPILLGGAALTDKFVAQECVPGYGGPVVYCADAFAGLAAMRELEAGTLRSTTWSPPAERAVVPGRKEATIARDVPVPDPPFLGARRIPEIDPSLLFPYVNEQALFRGRWGYRRGKISAEEYRQLVEQTVRPLYERLKRRCIEERLILPKVAYGYFRCHSEGDAVVVRDEGSEHRFPFPRQADPPHLCIADYFRTEREGGDVAAFFVATVGERVGEATRELFEGDRYHDYLMLHALSVELTDALAEYWHERMRGEMGIGGENPVDPGGYGYIVQEYRGSRYGFGYPACPDLSAHRDVFALLRPEEIGVTLTESMEMVPEQTTSAIVAHHPQAKYFSV
- a CDS encoding type I citrate synthase, with protein sequence MAKVAEKTTLKEKLFEKIQAQRPRTTKLVKEFGKVLIDQVTIEQCIGGARDVRTLVTDISYLDPQEGIRFRGKTIPETFAAMPKVPGSEYPYVEGFFYFLMTGDVPTMEQTLEVVEDFKARSRVPQYVFDVLRAMPRDTHPMTMFSAAILSMQRDSLFVKRYNEGMKKTEYWDPMYEDACNLMAKLPTIGAYIYRMKYKGDVPIAPDPKLDLGGNFAHMMGVGKPYDDVARMYFILHSDHESGNVSAHTAHLVASSLSDCFYAYSAAINGLAGPLHGLANQEVLGWCQGVFQKLGGKLPTEEELKKFLWDTLNSGQVIPGYGHAVLRKTDPRYISQMEFCLKHLPDYPLFRLVNMIYKVAPGVLMEHGKAKNPWPNVDAQSGVIQWYYGVVEYDFYTVLFGIGRALGVLCNLTWDRGLGYAIERPKSVTTEMLEKWAAEGGRKLS
- a CDS encoding protein TolQ, whose translation is MFDTRVFQHVLLAGPIVKFVLLLLILFSVVSWAIIFLKYRLFKGIDRGQGEFVKAFAEGKNLASLFDLSEKSEKTPISQVFRAGYLELMRIQRGRGAGAPVVSGAIPLDNVERAMRKSANEEIALMETYLPFLATTGSATPFIGLFGTVWGIMNAFSGIATTGSATLATVAPGIAEALIATAAGLAAAIPSVIAYNYFVNRVRTVATRIDSFSIEFVNFLERNVDKV